CAGCGATAGCAATAGCGAGGATTTTGCTGAGGTCTCGAATATTATTGTCAATCCACTTGACCAATCCCAGTTCATCTCAGTGGCTTTCAAAACAGCGGTTCGCGATGCCATTGTTGACTTAGAACCCTCATTTACTTTTGTTGAAGAGGATGGTGAAGAGATTGATTACATGATCGACCGGGTGAACACGAACTACTACATCAAGAAAACAACACCCACCACCTTGATTCGGCAATACGAGCTGCCTTCATGGCAACATCCACTAGGTTTGGATAACAATGGTATGGATGTGATGACCCGCCTGATGTATGGCGGCCAGGTTTCACTATTGGTTGGCTTTGTGGTGGTGTTTATTGAAGTTGTGATCGGCGTGATAGTTGGTGGTATCTCCGGCTATTTTGGTGGCTGGGTGGATACTGCTTTGATGCGGTTTGTGGACCTGTTCAATGCCATCCCGTTTTTTCCAATTGTCCTTATCTTGGGTTCAGTGATGGACACCTTGCAGATGAATCCTGAAAACCGGATATTCATATTGATGATGATCCTGGGCTTACTTGGCTGGACAGGTGTTGCCCGGGTTGTCCGGGGCCAGATCCTATC
This Chloroflexota bacterium DNA region includes the following protein-coding sequences:
- a CDS encoding ABC transporter permease, which translates into the protein MISQQTISTGRRNFTFNGEQYTIHYLDGQITISDSNSEDFAEVSNIIVNPLDQSQFISVAFKTAVRDAIVDLEPSFTFVEEDGEEIDYMIDRVNTNYYIKKTTPTTLIRQYELPSWQHPLGLDNNGMDVMTRLMYGGQVSLLVGFVVVFIEVVIGVIVGGISGYFGGWVDTALMRFVDLFNAIPFFPIVLILGSVMDTLQMNPENRIFILMMILGLLGWTGVARVVRGQILSLREQDFMVATEATGISTRRRIFTHLVPNVMPLLIVQATAGLGGIIITEATLGFLGLGAKYPLASWGSIINTASDAYVMTNFWFMWIPAGSLILLAVLGFNFIGDGLRDAFDPKMKR